From Terriglobales bacterium:
CGCCTTCGCCACTCAAAAATGGGAGAACATCCAAAGGGCCTATCAATTCCTGCGCTCCACGTGGGATCCGCAAGGGCTCGCGCAGAATTTTGGGATCGGGCATGGCTGGATCGAAGGTGGCCCGCTACGCCCTCCCGAGGAGCCAACCACCAACCTGGGCGGCCTGGACATGAGTTCCGGCCAGCCCAAGCCGCGGGTGATCAAAACTGAACTTTATCAAAGTGGATTGGGGATTGAAGCATTAACTGCACTTGCGGATCTGGCGAGGCTTTCTGGTCACAATGATCTCCGCGGCGAAGCCGAGCAGGCGGTCGAGCATCAGCGGCAATTACTGAATAAGCTTTTCTGGAATCAAAACGCAAAGAGCTTTGCTTTCGCTCTGGATCCGAAGGACCAGCGCATAGACGTTCCCAGCGTGCTGGCTACTGTTCCCATGTGGTTTGGCCTGCTCGATATGGACAAAGCGCAGCCCATGATCAACCAGCTCGCGGATGCCGACTTTGAAACCGACTGGGGCTCACGAATCATTTCTTCGCGTGATCCTCGATACAATCCCGCCGGCTACCACTACGGCACCGTCTGGCCGCTGTTTACCGGTTGGGCCGCGGTGGGCGAGTATCGCTATCACCGCCCACTGGCTGCCTACGCCAATCTGCGTGCGAATGCCGAACTCGTCCTCGGCGGCTCGCTGGGCCACGTCACCGAGGTTCTCTCCGGTGATTACCACCAGTCGCTTTCTACGAGTTCGCCGCACCAGATCTGGTCGGCGGCAATGGTTGTGAGTCCCTTATTGCGGGGGTTGATGGGAATGGAGGTCAACGTCCCCGCGCATCAGTTCACCTTCGCGCCCCACGTTCCGGCAGAATGGAATTCCTTCCGTGTAGGAAATGTGCGAGTGGGCAGCGTAACTATTGATCTCGCGTACAGCCGAGCCGACGATGAAATCAAGCTCGAGGCGCGAAGCGCCGGGAAGGGTGAATGCATACTCCAGTTCGCGCCTGCAGTGAGTCTCCACGCTCGCGTGCTGGACGTGGAGATGAACGGTCGCCCCGCAGCTTTTCATCTACAAGCAAATACTGAAGACCAGCATATCCAGATTCGGGTGCCAATTCTCCCCGGCCTCAACACCATCCGCATTCGCATGCAGGGTGATTTCAATCTGGGCGTAATTGCACCGCTTCCGCGTCTCGGTTTAACGAGCCGAAACTTGAAATTTGTTTCCCAATCGTGGAGCGCAGACCGCCAACGGCTTCAGTTGGAAGTTTCTGGCCTGTCAGGGCGGGAATATCAGATCCCGGTGTTTGGCTCAGCTCTGTTTGATGTACAAGGCGCACGGGTAAACAAAGATCGCGAGGGATTCAAGTCCATCCAACTTCGAATGCCAGAAGCCGTCAGCCCAGGGTATCTACACACAAGTATCACCATACGATTCTCGGCAGGAAAGCCGAACGCCCATTAATGGCGTCAGTCAGACCAACCACAAGGGTTGGAATCTCAGTCCTGTTTTACAAAACTTGGGTAACCGGCTTTACCTTCTTGGGCACGCACTTGTGGCTCAGGTAATCCACAGCGTCTCGACATAGCCTTTGACACCTGTGGCAACGAATTGGGCCCTTGACCTCGCAGCGCGCAGAACTTTTCTTTCTGGGGAACCTGAGGATTCGTACCATGACACCATTCCTAGCTGGGGGAGGTCTCCAGCCTACAAAATACACCTTGCCTGGGCAACAAAAATCCAGAGTAGCTGCTTATTCTTACAACATTAAGACTATGTCTTATAGCATTAAGAGAGGAGAAGTTCCCGCTTAGGCTTCCGCGCCAGGCCTGCCTAACGCCCGGGTCGCTCTTACGTCCAAATACTCGGCCTCGACTTTCGTGCTTCCATCCGTGGCCGTGTTGTACTCAGTCCACAGCGACTCCAGCCGAGAAGCCAACTCCAATTGGCCTGGTGGTTCCAGTCGTGTGAACGCGACCTGGGTCGGCCCGAAGTACTGCCGAAAGAATCCCACTACCTCTTTGGGACTGAACGGATAATGGAAGAGTACCTTCTGCCGCGTGAGGCTCAAGTCGGAAACTCGGCCAGAGAAGCGCTGCCGCACGACCTCCTCACTTCCCCAAAGTGCGGGCGCGGGCAGCCCGGGAGGAGGCGGCACCATTTCTGCCGTCACGCGAAACGACTTGCCCACGAATCCTTCTGGAGTCCAGTTCGCCATCGCCACTTGGCCACCCGGCTTGCAAACGCGAATCAGTTCAGCGGCGACGCGCTCCGGTCGGGGCGCGAACATTGCGCCAAACATGCTGAGTACGAAGTCGAAAGACTTATCATCAAAGCGGAGTTCTTCCGCATCACCCTCCTCGAACCAGACGTTGACTCCT
This genomic window contains:
- a CDS encoding amylo-alpha-1,6-glucosidase, giving the protein MQTPALMQPETITPQKASGKALTLILLVLVVLLFAAGAPAAAPAQDVPANDLELSRPVRAWEFLPAVGTRAGLFGQESGAFEAWVYPLKLFREFRLQFRIADRVLPAEALARTLTVHAESATITYVYDTFQVKETAFVPVNEPGAVVLVEVETAEPLQIEAEFVRDFTLEWPAALGATYMSWDAALRAFVMAEEQRKYVALVGSPSAVVLEQEYATNYSSSAITSFSLGQINKGRDKKVIIIAGSITGRAAAEKTFQHLAADYNALLRDSADYYRRYLDHTITLTLPDSRMQQAYDWARVSMLQGVVANPYLGTGLVAGYRGSDGGQRPGFAWFFGRDTEWTALALDAAGDFVHVRQGLEFLAQYQRADGKIPHEIAQTASLVDWFKSFPYPWASADATPLFIIAVRDYVLHSGDVAFATQKWENIQRAYQFLRSTWDPQGLAQNFGIGHGWIEGGPLRPPEEPTTNLGGLDMSSGQPKPRVIKTELYQSGLGIEALTALADLARLSGHNDLRGEAEQAVEHQRQLLNKLFWNQNAKSFAFALDPKDQRIDVPSVLATVPMWFGLLDMDKAQPMINQLADADFETDWGSRIISSRDPRYNPAGYHYGTVWPLFTGWAAVGEYRYHRPLAAYANLRANAELVLGGSLGHVTEVLSGDYHQSLSTSSPHQIWSAAMVVSPLLRGLMGMEVNVPAHQFTFAPHVPAEWNSFRVGNVRVGSVTIDLAYSRADDEIKLEARSAGKGECILQFAPAVSLHARVLDVEMNGRPAAFHLQANTEDQHIQIRVPILPGLNTIRIRMQGDFNLGVIAPLPRLGLTSRNLKFVSQSWSADRQRLQLEVSGLSGREYQIPVFGSALFDVQGARVNKDREGFKSIQLRMPEAVSPGYLHTSITIRFSAGKPNAH
- a CDS encoding class I SAM-dependent methyltransferase, producing the protein MQAGNIDFARLKSSMKASWTAGDFGQIANYVAKAGEDFVGRTKITPGARVLDVACGTGNSAIPSARKGGVVTGVDIATNLLDQGRKRAASEGVNVWFEEGDAEELRFDDKSFDFVLSMFGAMFAPRPERVAAELIRVCKPGGQVAMANWTPEGFVGKSFRVTAEMVPPPPGLPAPALWGSEEVVRQRFSGRVSDLSLTRQKVLFHYPFSPKEVVGFFRQYFGPTQVAFTRLEPPGQLELASRLESLWTEYNTATDGSTKVEAEYLDVRATRALGRPGAEA